One region of Candidatus Omnitrophota bacterium genomic DNA includes:
- a CDS encoding Wzz/FepE/Etk N-terminal domain-containing protein, translated as MDELTLRDYLKVLFRQKWVVFTSIVTVTVVVALGLWMKTNTYEATVKLLVTAQKGTEAPYYSPLISMQNIQVALTQSEIVKSNPVMERALKAVGLKPLDFEKKFASPPRQAMIDWQVAALNKQFAEITAKTTDLKIAEQQKQNILFRLALKDMEDNVKVEPLRDTNLFTITYRDFDPGIAAAIANIISRSYVIFDLEQQLAEMQMKYGEKNLAVMQLRDSITQMEKSLNGQPLPNIEAIGPASVKIVEQAIPPLKPAGLPKVLTLILAFFMSIFLGVMLAFGFDYMDQTFKSPQEIEDVLSMPFLGAIPRKPKPHDYEHISDQLCFELKDRKLKSVMVVAAYPKEGVTTAIVNLARSISNKCRPKVLVMDTNLRKPAIHQAFKIANTRGLVDVLEGNISFEDAVNKVTDNLFVLTTGKVDINPGSLLESQKMGVLIDHAKEKYDVVFLDCANLRESKDAIVLSSHVDSVAFMVNEGRTRRQVAKEAVEVLSKAKPVFLGAILGSRTFAIPKAIYERV; from the coding sequence ATGGACGAACTTACGCTTAGGGACTATTTGAAGGTCCTTTTCAGGCAGAAATGGGTCGTCTTCACGTCGATAGTCACGGTGACGGTAGTCGTGGCGCTCGGGCTCTGGATGAAAACGAATACCTACGAGGCGACGGTAAAGTTGCTTGTCACGGCGCAGAAGGGGACGGAGGCGCCGTACTACAGCCCTCTTATTAGCATGCAGAACATACAGGTAGCCCTCACCCAGAGCGAAATAGTCAAATCGAACCCTGTCATGGAGCGCGCGCTAAAAGCCGTCGGCCTCAAGCCGCTCGATTTCGAGAAGAAGTTTGCCAGCCCGCCGCGCCAAGCCATGATAGATTGGCAGGTCGCCGCGTTAAATAAACAGTTCGCCGAGATAACCGCTAAAACGACCGACCTGAAGATAGCGGAACAGCAGAAGCAAAATATCCTCTTCCGGCTGGCCCTTAAAGATATGGAGGACAATGTAAAGGTCGAACCGCTCCGCGACACGAACCTTTTTACCATCACATACAGGGATTTTGACCCGGGCATTGCCGCGGCAATCGCGAATATCATCAGCCGCTCGTATGTCATTTTTGACCTCGAACAGCAGTTGGCAGAGATGCAGATGAAATACGGCGAGAAGAACCTGGCCGTCATGCAGCTTAGAGACAGCATCACCCAGATGGAAAAGAGCTTGAACGGCCAGCCCCTGCCGAATATCGAAGCTATCGGCCCGGCAAGCGTAAAAATCGTCGAGCAGGCGATACCGCCGTTAAAGCCGGCGGGCCTGCCGAAAGTCCTCACACTCATCCTTGCTTTCTTTATGAGCATCTTCCTCGGCGTCATGCTCGCGTTCGGTTTCGATTACATGGACCAGACGTTCAAGTCCCCCCAGGAAATTGAGGACGTGCTCAGCATGCCATTCCTCGGGGCCATACCCAGAAAGCCGAAACCGCACGACTACGAGCATATCTCAGACCAGCTCTGTTTTGAGTTGAAAGACAGGAAGTTAAAGTCCGTAATGGTAGTAGCGGCCTATCCGAAGGAAGGCGTTACGACAGCCATAGTCAACCTTGCCAGGAGCATCTCGAACAAATGCAGGCCGAAGGTCCTTGTTATGGACACCAACCTGCGGAAACCCGCCATCCATCAGGCCTTCAAGATCGCCAACACTAGGGGCCTTGTGGATGTCCTCGAAGGAAATATTTCCTTCGAGGATGCCGTCAACAAGGTGACCGACAACCTCTTCGTCCTGACCACAGGGAAGGTGGATATAAACCCCGGCTCCCTGTTGGAATCCCAGAAGATGGGCGTGCTGATAGACCACGCGAAGGAAAAATATGACGTGGTATTCCTTGACTGCGCTAACCTGAGGGAGTCGAAGGACGCCATAGTGTTAAGTTCCCACGTAGACAGCGTCGCGTTCATGGTTAACGAAGGCCGCACCCGCCGCCAGGTCGCGAAAGAAGCGGTCGAGGTGCTCTCAAAGGCAAAACCTGTTTTCCTCGGCGCCATCCTCGGCAGCCGCACTTTCGCAATTCCGAAGGCGATCTACGAGAGGGTGTAG
- a CDS encoding four helix bundle protein: MRKSPFNFEELEVWKKAIDFAKSVIDLTEEINTDPRHYRLIEQLEASSTSIALNIAEGKGRYSKKEFLQFLHIARGSLFETVTLLRIFHLKKWINDAQLEKVENAGSEVGKMISGLISSIRMRL; the protein is encoded by the coding sequence ATGAGAAAATCGCCGTTTAATTTTGAAGAATTGGAAGTATGGAAGAAAGCAATTGATTTCGCCAAAAGTGTAATCGATCTTACCGAAGAAATTAACACCGATCCCAGGCATTATCGGCTTATAGAGCAGTTAGAGGCATCTTCAACTTCCATAGCTTTAAATATAGCGGAAGGCAAAGGGCGCTATTCAAAAAAGGAGTTTCTCCAGTTTTTGCATATTGCCCGCGGCTCTTTGTTTGAAACTGTCACATTGTTAAGGATTTTTCATCTAAAGAAATGGATCAACGACGCTCAGCTTGAGAAAGTAGAGAATGCCGGTAGCGAAGTCGGAAAAATGATCTCCGGCTTGATCAGTTCAATAAGGATGAGGTTATAA
- a CDS encoding zeta toxin family protein, protein MKKNVYIIAGPNGSGKTTLARLFLPEYANCPNFVNADLIALGLAPFEPRSAAIKAGRLVLQQIHEFSGLGADFAFETTLSGTSYARALTELKKKGYAVHLFFLCIPSPELAIQRIKDRVREGGHNVPDEDVRRRFFRGINNFFKVYEPLFDSWMMFDNSKAKPVLIAKRKNGHKEVIEQELFNTIHKFLR, encoded by the coding sequence ATGAAAAAGAATGTTTATATAATCGCAGGGCCCAACGGATCAGGGAAAACGACCTTAGCGAGGTTATTTCTTCCGGAATACGCAAATTGCCCTAACTTTGTAAATGCCGATCTTATTGCTCTTGGATTAGCTCCGTTTGAGCCTCGTAGCGCGGCCATCAAAGCAGGCAGACTCGTATTACAGCAAATCCATGAGTTTAGCGGCCTCGGCGCCGATTTTGCTTTTGAAACAACGTTATCTGGTACTTCTTACGCGAGAGCGCTTACAGAATTGAAAAAGAAAGGGTATGCCGTCCATCTTTTCTTTTTATGTATTCCAAGCCCCGAGTTGGCAATTCAGCGCATTAAAGACAGAGTCAGGGAGGGTGGACATAATGTTCCGGATGAGGATGTTAGAAGGAGATTCTTTCGAGGCATCAACAACTTCTTTAAGGTGTATGAACCATTGTTTGACTCATGGATGATGTTCGATAATTCGAAGGCAAAACCCGTATTAATAGCGAAGAGAAAGAACGGTCATAAAGAAGTGATCGAGCAGGAGCTGTTTAACACCATACACAAATTTTTGAGGTGA
- a CDS encoding sugar transferase, translating to MDSNRRIQLYTVLACDLALIYLSLALAIWASVKTGLIGGAQKGVSIPEFAFMGPYFIFVFKSVGLYKAKTGILHIKETISIFRGILFGFLFVFLIFFLFPGVAGLHKSLFFFFVFMMCLMPPERLLLRKWTQSRHEQGIGVTNTLIIGTGVVAKRLASKLLHTPKIGFRPVGILGEISTLPDTVEKKRIGAVFMAEQDLPYEQVLNVMNYCAGKNILFRFVPYIYNMPIDLISMDDIEGIPVIGLRRYSPHSLYAKFKRSIDIIVSFTALIITLPAGILIAAAIKLNSPGKIIFSQERAGQEGKPFKIMKFRTMFSESSRYDFSPKESNDPRITKVGRFLRRTGLDEMPQLINVLKGDMSLVGPRPEMEFIVKEYNEIQKERLKVKPGMTGLWQISEHRKSPIHENMEYDLFYIENQSFLLDAAILLRTVFTVFGLKGK from the coding sequence ATGGATAGTAACAGGAGAATACAGCTGTATACGGTACTGGCCTGCGACCTGGCGCTGATATACCTGAGCCTCGCGCTCGCGATCTGGGCATCGGTGAAGACCGGCCTGATCGGCGGGGCGCAAAAGGGCGTAAGCATCCCGGAATTCGCGTTCATGGGGCCGTATTTCATATTCGTGTTCAAGAGCGTCGGGCTTTACAAGGCGAAGACCGGGATACTGCATATCAAGGAAACCATTTCGATATTCAGGGGGATACTCTTCGGTTTCCTTTTCGTATTCCTTATATTCTTCCTGTTCCCGGGTGTCGCCGGCCTGCACAAGTCGCTCTTTTTCTTCTTCGTGTTCATGATGTGCCTTATGCCCCCAGAGCGGCTGCTTTTGCGCAAATGGACACAAAGCCGGCACGAGCAGGGGATAGGCGTCACAAATACGCTTATCATAGGGACAGGGGTAGTGGCGAAGAGGCTCGCGTCGAAACTCCTCCATACGCCGAAAATAGGTTTTAGGCCCGTAGGCATCCTGGGCGAGATAAGCACATTGCCCGATACCGTGGAGAAGAAGCGGATAGGCGCCGTCTTCATGGCAGAGCAGGACCTACCTTACGAGCAGGTCCTAAACGTGATGAACTACTGCGCCGGGAAGAATATCCTGTTCAGGTTCGTCCCGTATATTTATAATATGCCCATAGACCTCATCTCGATGGACGATATCGAGGGCATCCCGGTCATCGGCCTGCGCAGGTACAGCCCCCATTCGCTTTACGCGAAGTTCAAGCGTTCCATAGATATCATAGTATCTTTTACCGCGCTTATCATAACCCTGCCCGCGGGGATATTAATAGCCGCGGCGATTAAGCTCAACTCTCCGGGCAAGATCATATTCAGCCAGGAGCGCGCCGGACAGGAAGGAAAGCCTTTCAAGATAATGAAGTTCCGGACGATGTTCTCGGAGTCTTCGAGGTATGACTTCTCGCCTAAAGAATCCAACGACCCGCGAATAACCAAGGTGGGGCGGTTCCTCCGCAGGACCGGCCTTGACGAGATGCCGCAGCTTATAAACGTGCTGAAAGGCGATATGAGCCTTGTAGGGCCGAGGCCGGAGATGGAATTCATCGTTAAGGAATACAACGAGATACAGAAAGAGCGCCTGAAAGTAAAGCCGGGAATGACCGGCCTATGGCAGATAAGCGAGCACCGCAAGTCGCCCATCCACGAGAACATGGAATACGACCTTTTTTACATAGAGAACCAGAGTTTCCTGCTGGACGCGGCTATTTTGCTTCGAACCGTGTTTACGGTTTTCGGCCTCAAGGGCAAGTAG
- a CDS encoding beta-galactosidase, with product MMNFLAAILIMGAAVTPQNSGSAPLSPKNFGTYMGGVLGVWAPVEVYEKEIPYARDLNIGITRMNTDCWDELEPSRGKYSWDKMDKIVDTLRRNDIDILFTVPISAKWNASGGPARVNNFDIGTNHFPAKDFNDIERFCEALAAHYKGKIKYYEAWNEPDLFIFWRGKPDVKEYTEVLKKMYAGLKRGDPGCKVLVGGIAYPLDDTFMKGLIKEGAFGYFDIMSIHAYSKSTWDVQRAITNTQNIVKWSGKDMPIWVTEVSTTPDFFKSGDRAKEEKDKAEMLAKFYEMFFNQGIEVVFWHTLRDCGTEIGMPKDFDFGLMTSDYKKLPAYDALKAFTTEKIRKN from the coding sequence ATGATGAATTTCCTGGCGGCAATTTTAATAATGGGGGCTGCAGTCACGCCGCAAAATTCCGGCAGCGCGCCACTTTCGCCTAAAAATTTCGGTACTTACATGGGCGGCGTTCTCGGGGTATGGGCTCCCGTAGAAGTCTATGAAAAAGAGATACCGTACGCCAGGGACCTGAATATCGGCATAACCCGAATGAACACCGATTGCTGGGACGAGCTCGAGCCGTCGCGCGGGAAATATTCGTGGGATAAGATGGACAAGATAGTAGATACCCTGCGCCGCAACGATATAGACATCCTCTTCACCGTGCCGATCTCCGCGAAATGGAACGCGAGCGGCGGGCCGGCGCGAGTGAACAATTTCGACATAGGCACGAACCATTTCCCGGCAAAAGACTTCAATGACATCGAAAGGTTCTGCGAGGCGCTGGCCGCGCATTACAAGGGAAAGATAAAATATTACGAGGCATGGAACGAGCCGGACCTCTTCATATTCTGGAGGGGCAAGCCCGACGTGAAAGAATATACGGAAGTGCTGAAGAAGATGTACGCGGGGCTGAAGAGGGGCGACCCGGGATGTAAAGTCCTGGTGGGCGGCATCGCCTACCCGCTCGACGATACCTTTATGAAGGGCCTGATAAAAGAGGGCGCCTTCGGCTATTTTGACATAATGAGCATACACGCTTATTCGAAGTCCACCTGGGATGTCCAGAGGGCGATAACTAACACGCAGAATATCGTGAAATGGTCAGGCAAGGATATGCCGATATGGGTGACCGAGGTCTCGACGACGCCGGATTTCTTCAAGAGCGGCGACCGGGCAAAGGAAGAGAAAGACAAGGCGGAAATGCTGGCCAAATTCTATGAAATGTTCTTCAACCAGGGCATAGAGGTGGTCTTCTGGCATACACTGCGCGACTGCGGGACCGAGATCGGCATGCCGAAGGACTTCGACTTCGGGCTCATGACATCGGACTACAAGAAACTTCCCGCATACGACGCGCTAAAAGCGTTCACAACGGAAAAAATAAGAAAGAACTGA
- a CDS encoding glycosyltransferase family 2 protein gives MTDLTVSIVNYNSRADLIGCLDSLKGLSPQGTVPEVWVVDNASAESIHGLEEEYKWAHFVFNEKNIGFGAANNIALGKARSKYFLVCNPDIRFRKAEFRQGGSTIEALAGFMDANKDVGIAGPKLVNADGTLQYSCRRFPTVATFLARGLFPGKTPKPIHDYLMVDADHTKTMDVDWVLGSFMFARKALLDKLGGFDERHFMYYEDIDLCYRVKKAGSRVVYVPQAEAAHTYKRESAGGLFNILKYYHTASAMRFFARYLGERKWRTFV, from the coding sequence ATGACGGATCTCACGGTTTCAATCGTAAATTACAACAGCCGCGCGGACCTGATCGGCTGCCTGGATTCGCTGAAGGGACTGTCCCCGCAGGGGACTGTCCCTGAAGTATGGGTCGTTGACAATGCCTCCGCGGAATCGATACACGGCCTTGAAGAAGAATATAAATGGGCGCATTTCGTATTCAACGAGAAAAATATAGGGTTCGGCGCGGCTAATAATATCGCGCTCGGGAAAGCGCGCTCGAAATATTTCCTGGTCTGCAACCCCGACATACGCTTCAGGAAGGCAGAGTTCCGCCAAGGCGGGAGCACGATAGAGGCCCTGGCCGGGTTCATGGACGCAAATAAAGACGTTGGCATCGCCGGTCCGAAACTGGTCAACGCGGACGGGACCCTGCAGTATTCATGCCGGCGTTTCCCGACGGTGGCGACATTTCTCGCCAGGGGACTGTTTCCCGGGAAGACGCCGAAGCCGATACACGATTACCTGATGGTTGACGCTGATCACACGAAGACGATGGACGTGGATTGGGTCCTCGGCAGTTTTATGTTCGCGCGCAAGGCGCTCCTCGATAAGCTGGGCGGGTTCGACGAAAGGCATTTCATGTATTACGAGGACATTGACCTGTGCTACCGCGTAAAGAAGGCCGGTTCGCGCGTCGTATACGTGCCGCAGGCCGAAGCTGCGCACACGTATAAGCGCGAGAGCGCGGGCGGCCTGTTCAACATCCTGAAATATTACCACACGGCAAGCGCAATGAGGTTTTTCGCCAGGTATCTCGGCGAAAGAAAATGGAGGACCTTCGTATGA
- a CDS encoding glycosyltransferase family 9 protein has protein sequence MSMYEIRNKKDRFLAVAADIILRPFALAVDLLRGGTRKFPPHGSVKKALIMRVDNIGDVVMATSLVRELKKNIFRDASIGLLVRPEAAPLLNKNPYVAEIIPYRGMRTAALVRAKNYDIAIEPRGDLRYIFFLFMAGIKRRVGFDRAGGAYMLTDIVPYKSGMPLSSRNMEIVKYFDKEAKTEAHPELFETETGVKEAEGLLKAMGTGKKTVGIFPCSNFAAKEWEPGKFGLLAKKISDEGFLPAICGSDADAKKCGKVADNSGGNAVNCAGKLSLEGLVSFVKRCRCVIGNDSAPVHIAAALDVPVIIISGPMDADIIKPRHRSEEKLRVVFKRLPCSFCNSIKVLPAKCRGRATPECLEKIEVDEVFSAFREVAAEMSSK, from the coding sequence ATGTCTATGTATGAGATACGGAATAAAAAAGACAGGTTTCTCGCGGTAGCGGCGGACATCATATTAAGGCCGTTCGCGCTGGCGGTGGACCTGCTCAGGGGCGGCACGAGAAAATTCCCGCCGCACGGAAGCGTAAAGAAGGCCCTCATCATGAGGGTCGATAATATCGGCGATGTGGTAATGGCGACCTCTCTCGTGCGCGAACTGAAGAAGAATATCTTCAGGGACGCCTCGATAGGCCTGCTCGTCAGGCCTGAAGCGGCGCCTTTGCTGAATAAGAACCCTTACGTCGCGGAGATAATACCTTACAGGGGCATGCGGACGGCCGCCCTGGTCCGCGCAAAGAATTATGATATCGCGATAGAGCCGCGCGGCGACCTGCGTTATATCTTCTTTTTATTCATGGCCGGGATAAAACGCCGTGTCGGTTTCGACCGCGCAGGCGGCGCATACATGTTGACTGACATAGTGCCGTACAAGAGCGGGATGCCTTTGTCGTCAAGGAACATGGAGATAGTCAAATATTTCGATAAGGAAGCAAAGACCGAAGCGCATCCGGAATTGTTCGAGACCGAGACGGGCGTGAAGGAAGCCGAGGGACTGCTGAAGGCGATGGGCACGGGCAAAAAGACCGTCGGCATATTCCCGTGTTCTAACTTCGCGGCAAAGGAGTGGGAGCCGGGAAAGTTCGGGCTTCTGGCAAAAAAAATATCAGATGAGGGATTTTTGCCCGCAATATGCGGCAGTGATGCTGATGCCAAAAAGTGCGGCAAGGTCGCCGACAATTCCGGCGGAAACGCCGTCAACTGCGCCGGCAAGCTTTCCCTCGAGGGTCTGGTCAGTTTTGTGAAGAGGTGCCGATGCGTCATCGGCAACGACAGCGCGCCGGTCCATATCGCGGCGGCGCTCGACGTGCCGGTCATCATCATCTCGGGCCCGATGGATGCGGACATCATAAAGCCGCGCCACAGGTCGGAAGAAAAACTCAGGGTCGTATTCAAGAGATTGCCCTGCTCCTTCTGTAACAGCATAAAGGTACTTCCGGCGAAATGCAGGGGAAGGGCCACTCCCGAGTGCCTTGAGAAGATAGAGGTGGACGAGGTATTCTCGGCATTCCGCGAGGTCGCGGCGGAGATGTCCTCGAAATGA
- a CDS encoding glycosyltransferase family 2 protein: MVKDLSVIIVNWNTGALLRDCVESVYSETTRHSLEVIVVDNASSDDSVSLVEAEFKAVVVIKNSKNFGFAKGNNIGVEAAEGKYVILLNPDTKVLDGGLDKICDFLETAEKDVGAAGPVLLNKDGSFQREQGWRFPGLGTAFAQYFFLSRIFGLPGIFMNRKLKKASDVDWLCGACFASPRKIYKEMGGLDEKYFLYAEDMDFCYRLKEKGYRSVFYPGAIIMHISKQSTSKQGEEVSKYQIEGLKDFFRTRNPAWKYKVFKDILFGGLTARFFVLSVKGLFKGSPELRKKIRSMRILLKYVYV, from the coding sequence ATGGTTAAGGACCTTTCGGTCATAATAGTTAACTGGAACACGGGCGCGCTCCTGCGCGACTGCGTGGAGAGCGTCTACAGCGAGACAACGAGGCACTCGTTAGAAGTGATCGTCGTCGACAACGCGTCTTCCGATGACAGCGTCTCTCTTGTCGAGGCGGAATTCAAGGCCGTGGTCGTAATAAAGAACAGCAAAAATTTCGGCTTCGCGAAAGGCAATAACATCGGCGTCGAAGCCGCCGAAGGGAAATACGTGATCCTGCTTAACCCGGACACGAAAGTGCTCGACGGCGGGCTTGATAAAATATGCGATTTCCTGGAAACCGCGGAGAAAGACGTCGGAGCGGCAGGGCCGGTGCTTTTGAACAAAGACGGGAGCTTCCAAAGGGAACAGGGCTGGCGTTTCCCGGGCCTTGGGACGGCGTTCGCGCAATATTTCTTCCTGAGCCGCATATTCGGGCTGCCGGGAATTTTCATGAACCGCAAGCTAAAGAAGGCCTCGGATGTCGATTGGCTTTGCGGCGCTTGCTTCGCCTCGCCGAGGAAGATCTATAAAGAGATGGGCGGGCTCGACGAGAAATATTTCCTCTACGCCGAAGACATGGATTTCTGTTATCGCCTGAAAGAGAAGGGATACAGGTCGGTCTTCTACCCGGGCGCAATCATAATGCATATCTCGAAACAGAGCACGTCGAAACAGGGCGAAGAAGTATCGAAATACCAGATAGAGGGTTTGAAGGATTTTTTCAGGACGAGGAATCCCGCGTGGAAGTATAAAGTATTCAAGGATATCCTTTTCGGCGGGCTGACGGCGCGTTTTTTTGTGTTGTCAGTTAAAGGACTTTTTAAAGGGTCACCGGAATTGCGCAAGAAGATCCGCTCGATGAGGATACTGCTTAAATATGTCTATGTATGA